One segment of Micromonospora parathelypteridis DNA contains the following:
- a CDS encoding Gfo/Idh/MocA family protein — MTRWGILATGHIASRFAEDLRLVPDAELVAVGSRAVESAQRFADTYGAKRAYGSWVELAADPEVDAIYVATPHSAHYEAAMTCLTAGRAVLLEKPFTLELATSTELVDTARAAGVFLMEAMWMRTNPMILRAAELIAEGAIGTVSSVRADFGVPGPFPPEHRMRNPALGGGALLDLGIYPISLAHLLLGVPQHIRSWAKLGPEGTDENTGILFGYDSGALAALSCGMVGSSELSASITGSTGRIDLPEPFFRPGSLTLHRAGAEPETITADGAGNGYQYEAIEVQRCLAAGLTESPLVPHAATLEVMALLDAVREQIGVRYE; from the coding sequence CTCCGGCTGGTGCCGGACGCCGAGCTGGTCGCGGTCGGCTCCCGTGCCGTCGAGAGCGCTCAGCGCTTCGCCGACACGTACGGCGCGAAGCGCGCGTACGGCTCCTGGGTGGAGTTGGCCGCTGACCCGGAGGTCGACGCGATCTACGTGGCGACGCCGCATTCGGCGCACTACGAGGCGGCGATGACCTGCCTGACCGCCGGCCGCGCGGTGCTGCTGGAGAAGCCGTTCACCCTCGAACTGGCCACCAGCACCGAGTTGGTCGACACCGCCCGCGCCGCCGGGGTCTTCCTGATGGAGGCCATGTGGATGCGGACCAATCCGATGATCCTGCGCGCGGCCGAGCTGATCGCGGAGGGCGCCATCGGCACGGTGAGCAGCGTCCGAGCCGACTTCGGGGTCCCCGGGCCGTTCCCGCCGGAGCACCGGATGCGCAACCCGGCGTTGGGCGGGGGCGCCCTGCTCGACCTGGGGATCTACCCGATCAGCCTGGCCCACCTGCTGCTCGGCGTGCCGCAGCACATCCGGTCCTGGGCGAAGCTCGGCCCGGAGGGGACGGATGAGAACACCGGCATCCTGTTCGGCTACGACAGCGGTGCTCTGGCCGCGCTGAGCTGCGGAATGGTGGGGTCGAGTGAGCTGTCCGCCTCGATCACCGGCAGCACGGGCCGGATCGACCTGCCGGAGCCGTTCTTCCGGCCGGGTTCGCTGACCCTGCACCGGGCCGGCGCGGAGCCGGAGACGATCACCGCCGACGGGGCCGGCAACGGCTACCAGTACGAGGCGATCGAGGTGCAGCGCTGCCTCGCCGCCGGGCTCACCGAGAGCCCGCTGGTGCCGCACGCCGCGACCCTCGAGGTGATGGCGCTGCTGGACGCGGTCCGCGAACAGATCGGCGTGCGCTACGAGTGA
- a CDS encoding inorganic phosphate transporter, protein MTPELIAVLAVIAVALAFDYTNGFHDAANAIATSVSTRALTPRIALGLAAVGNFVGAHFGAGVAKTVGDGLVTLPTGVSSLGVVFAGVLGAIAWNLITWYFGLPSSSSHALFGGLVGATLVSTGGIVQWANIGEKVLLPMVLSPIVGLTLGYLLMLAILWLFRKGQPGKLNRGFRWAQTASAAAMSVGHGMQDAAKTMGIVVLALYTGGFQESKTHIPGWVFWTSATMLALGTYAGGWRIIRTLGRKIIDLGPPEGFAAETVASAVLYFNALVLKAPISTTHTITSAIMGVGATKRLSAVRWNVAGNIVLAWIITFPAAALIACVTYLLVRPLFG, encoded by the coding sequence CTGACCCCCGAACTCATCGCCGTCCTGGCGGTGATCGCGGTGGCCCTGGCGTTCGACTACACCAATGGCTTCCACGACGCTGCCAACGCGATCGCGACAAGCGTCTCCACCCGGGCGTTGACACCCCGGATCGCCCTCGGGCTCGCCGCGGTCGGCAACTTCGTCGGCGCGCACTTCGGCGCCGGGGTGGCCAAGACCGTCGGTGACGGCCTGGTGACCCTCCCCACCGGGGTGAGCAGCCTCGGAGTGGTCTTCGCCGGGGTGCTCGGCGCGATCGCCTGGAACCTCATCACGTGGTACTTCGGTCTGCCGTCGTCGTCCTCGCACGCGCTCTTCGGTGGCCTGGTCGGCGCGACCCTGGTCTCCACCGGCGGCATCGTGCAGTGGGCCAACATCGGCGAGAAGGTGCTGCTGCCGATGGTGCTGTCGCCGATCGTCGGCCTCACCCTCGGCTACCTGCTGATGCTGGCCATCCTCTGGCTGTTCCGGAAGGGGCAGCCGGGCAAGCTCAACCGGGGCTTCCGCTGGGCGCAGACCGCCTCCGCAGCCGCCATGTCGGTCGGCCACGGCATGCAGGACGCCGCCAAGACCATGGGCATCGTGGTGCTGGCGCTCTACACCGGCGGGTTCCAGGAGAGCAAGACACACATCCCGGGCTGGGTGTTCTGGACCTCGGCGACCATGCTGGCTCTCGGCACGTACGCCGGTGGCTGGCGGATCATCCGCACCCTCGGTCGCAAGATCATCGACCTGGGGCCGCCGGAGGGCTTCGCCGCCGAGACGGTTGCCAGCGCGGTGCTCTACTTCAACGCCCTGGTGCTGAAGGCGCCGATCTCCACCACGCACACGATCACGTCGGCCATCATGGGCGTGGGTGCGACCAAGCGGCTCTCCGCGGTCCGCTGGAACGTCGCCGGCAACATCGTGCTCGCCTGGATCATCACGTTCCCGGCCGCCGCGCTGATCGCCTGCGTCACCTACCTGCTGGTCCGGCCGCTCTTCGGCTGA
- a CDS encoding DUF47 domain-containing protein has product MKFSFRPTEGAFYELFTRAAQNLVRGTALLNELALPGVDVQSVSERLTEVEHDSDQITHDLYKKINSTFITPFDREDIYRLGSLLDDVMDHLEAVGDLLYLYGLTELPALPRELHEMVNVLDQQAKLTADAMPRLKSMKDLEDYWIECNRLENEGDRINRQLLVRLFSGEYDALTVLKMKEVADELEAACDAFEHVANTVETIAVKES; this is encoded by the coding sequence GTGAAGTTTTCCTTCCGCCCCACCGAGGGCGCCTTCTACGAGCTCTTCACCAGGGCCGCGCAGAACCTGGTCCGCGGCACCGCGCTGCTCAACGAGCTGGCTCTGCCCGGCGTGGACGTGCAGTCCGTCAGCGAGCGGCTGACCGAGGTCGAGCATGACAGCGACCAGATCACCCACGACCTGTACAAGAAGATCAACTCGACCTTCATCACCCCGTTCGACCGCGAGGACATCTACCGGCTCGGCTCGCTGCTCGACGACGTGATGGATCACCTGGAAGCGGTCGGGGACCTGCTCTACCTGTACGGGCTGACCGAGCTGCCGGCGCTGCCCCGCGAGCTGCACGAGATGGTCAACGTGCTCGACCAGCAGGCCAAGCTGACCGCCGACGCGATGCCCCGGCTCAAGTCGATGAAGGATCTTGAGGACTACTGGATCGAGTGCAACCGGCTGGAGAACGAGGGCGACCGGATCAACCGGCAGTTGCTCGTCCGCCTCTTCTCCGGCGAGTACGACGCGTTGACGGTGCTGAAGATGAAGGAGGTCGCCGACGAGCTGGAGGCCGCCTGCGACGCCTTCGAGCACGTGGCCAACACGGTCGAGACCATCGCCGTCAAGGAGTCCTGA
- a CDS encoding PPK2 family polyphosphate kinase, producing MSGPQQGQIVAPDGGSVRKLLRVTTPVDLGAIDPRSTPGVPSTAGRGEHRKAWAREQVELVGGELGRQQEMLFAMAKTGLDRPARRVLLVLQAMDCGGKDGTIKRVAGAMNPLGLHIRSFGPPTRQELRHDFLWRIRRELPPPGYVGMFNRSQYEDVLIARVGSLVPEATWRARYDEINSFERELTEGHVTLIKVMLHISYAEQGKRLLERLTDPRKHWKYNPSDVDSRSHWDDYQAAYAEALSRCDTDAAPWFVVPADRKWYRDWAVAHLLRETFDTLGLGYPAADFDVERERERLLAGGAGAGGTAEMNSR from the coding sequence ATGAGCGGACCCCAGCAAGGGCAGATCGTGGCGCCGGACGGCGGCTCCGTACGGAAGCTGCTGCGGGTCACCACACCGGTGGATCTCGGCGCGATAGATCCGCGGTCCACGCCCGGCGTGCCGAGCACCGCGGGGCGCGGCGAGCACCGGAAGGCCTGGGCGCGAGAGCAGGTGGAACTGGTCGGCGGCGAGTTGGGCCGACAGCAGGAGATGCTCTTCGCGATGGCCAAGACCGGGCTGGACCGGCCGGCGCGCCGGGTGCTGCTGGTGCTCCAGGCGATGGACTGCGGTGGCAAGGACGGCACGATCAAGCGGGTGGCCGGCGCGATGAACCCGCTGGGCCTGCACATCCGCTCGTTCGGGCCGCCGACCCGGCAGGAGTTGCGGCACGACTTCCTCTGGCGGATCCGTCGTGAGTTGCCCCCGCCCGGGTACGTGGGGATGTTCAACCGTTCGCAGTACGAGGACGTGCTGATCGCCCGGGTCGGCTCGCTGGTGCCGGAGGCGACCTGGCGGGCTCGCTACGACGAGATCAACTCGTTCGAGCGGGAGTTGACCGAGGGCCACGTGACCCTGATCAAGGTGATGCTGCACATTTCGTACGCCGAGCAGGGCAAGCGCCTGCTGGAGCGGCTCACCGACCCGCGCAAGCACTGGAAGTACAACCCCTCCGACGTCGACTCCCGGTCCCACTGGGACGACTACCAGGCCGCGTACGCCGAGGCGCTCAGCCGGTGCGACACGGACGCCGCGCCCTGGTTCGTGGTGCCGGCGGACCGCAAGTGGTACAGGGACTGGGCGGTGGCCCATCTGTTACGTGAGACGTTCGACACTCTCGGCTTGGGGTATCCGGCTGCCGATTTTGACGTCGAGCGGGAGCGGGAGCGGTTGCTCGCTGGGGGAGCGGGTGCGGGTGGGACGGCCGAGATGAACAGTAGATGA
- the sigJ gene encoding RNA polymerase sigma factor SigJ, which yields MRDLATEFEAERGRLLVVARRMLGSRSEAEDAVQETWLRYAGALADPAARAEIRELSAWLTTTCARICLDVLRSARVRREAYPGQWLPEPVVSPLDAGPPTGGYAPDPAERAVRTDQVGTALLVVLERLAPEQRVALVLHDVFAVPFARVADVLGTTDAAARQLAVRARRAVTAPDVPRHTADPGEQRRVLEAFVTATESGELDQLLKVLAPDVVFVGDSGGHFPSARRPVLGAEAVGRFALGLFGQAGRYAGGVLARLVLVDGVLGMQMEAVHSDGRPIRLVTAFAVDQGRITAIYNQINPEKLADLPPLGADDGWPPRW from the coding sequence GTGCGGGACCTGGCGACGGAGTTCGAGGCCGAGCGGGGCCGGTTGCTCGTGGTGGCCCGCCGGATGCTGGGCAGCCGCAGTGAGGCGGAGGACGCGGTGCAGGAGACCTGGCTGCGCTACGCCGGCGCGCTCGCCGACCCGGCAGCGCGCGCCGAGATCCGGGAGCTGTCCGCGTGGCTGACCACCACCTGCGCCCGGATCTGCCTGGACGTGCTCCGCTCGGCCCGGGTCCGCCGGGAGGCGTACCCGGGGCAGTGGCTGCCGGAGCCGGTGGTGAGCCCGTTGGACGCTGGTCCGCCGACCGGCGGGTACGCACCCGACCCCGCGGAGCGGGCGGTCCGCACCGACCAGGTCGGTACGGCGCTGCTGGTGGTGTTGGAGCGGCTCGCACCGGAGCAGCGGGTCGCCCTCGTGCTGCACGACGTGTTCGCGGTGCCGTTCGCCCGGGTCGCCGACGTGCTCGGCACCACCGACGCGGCCGCTCGGCAGCTCGCCGTCCGTGCACGTCGGGCGGTCACCGCGCCGGACGTACCCCGGCACACCGCTGACCCGGGCGAGCAGCGCCGGGTGCTCGAAGCGTTCGTCACCGCCACCGAGTCCGGCGAGCTGGACCAACTGCTGAAGGTGCTCGCGCCGGACGTGGTCTTCGTCGGCGACTCCGGCGGGCACTTCCCCTCCGCTCGCCGGCCGGTGCTCGGCGCGGAGGCCGTGGGTCGCTTCGCGCTGGGCCTGTTCGGCCAGGCCGGCCGCTACGCCGGCGGGGTGCTGGCCCGGCTCGTGCTCGTCGACGGCGTGCTCGGCATGCAGATGGAGGCCGTGCACAGCGATGGGCGACCGATCCGCCTGGTCACCGCGTTCGCGGTGGACCAGGGCCGGATCACCGCCATCTACAACCAGATCAATCCGGAGAAACTTGCCGACCTGCCACCGCTCGGTGCCGACGACGGCTGGCCGCCGCGCTGGTGA
- a CDS encoding DUF402 domain-containing protein codes for MPSDMVRVIYRKYDGSAHRDYPARRLTEDDLGIWLGVPQGTESVYHGRPSVEKIPFVLLVPHRAWWTAMFNPPPRTSEVYCDITTPAHWESDDTVHLIDLDLDVVRRRATGLVELLDEDEFAEHRARFGYPDDVVVEAEAAAQRLFGALADGTEPFATSYRKWLALVV; via the coding sequence ATGCCGAGCGACATGGTCCGAGTGATCTACCGCAAGTACGACGGCAGCGCCCACCGCGACTACCCGGCCCGCCGGCTCACCGAGGACGACCTCGGCATCTGGCTCGGCGTGCCCCAGGGCACCGAGTCGGTCTACCACGGCCGGCCGTCGGTGGAGAAGATTCCGTTCGTGCTGCTGGTGCCACATCGCGCGTGGTGGACGGCCATGTTCAACCCGCCGCCCCGCACCAGCGAGGTCTACTGCGACATCACCACCCCGGCCCACTGGGAATCCGACGACACCGTCCACCTGATCGACCTGGACCTGGACGTCGTCCGGCGTCGCGCCACCGGCCTGGTGGAGCTGCTCGACGAGGACGAGTTCGCCGAGCACCGGGCACGATTCGGCTACCCGGACGACGTGGTGGTCGAGGCGGAGGCCGCCGCCCAGCGGCTGTTCGGGGCGCTCGCCGACGGCACGGAGCCGTTCGCCACCTCGTACCGCAAGTGGTTGGCCCTGGTGGTCTGA
- a CDS encoding ATP-dependent DNA helicase has product MGAAGVGGGGYRRTVTPPRTATGSATPSARSGSRRRGARPSGTELLAAAVGAVPGGAERPGQQQMTTAIEECVASREHLLVQAGTGTGKSLAYLAPALTVDGPVVVSTATLALQSQLVDHDLPRLADAVEPLLGRRPTFAVLKGRHHYLCLARLDNSTEEEPEDTLFDAPAARPGGGTKWLGEAGRLGKQVERLRDWAERTATGDRDELDPGVDDQAWRLVSMPARECVGATRCPFGQECFAEASRARAREADIVVTNHSLLAVDMLADRHIVPPHKLLIVDEAHELADRVSSAAQAELVPELIDRSTRRARPLLRPETAEALTAAGDALAVGLAEAPAGRITAGLPTPLREACTLLDAATRSALDAIGDIKSDDPDPVRKQQAKAALDELSTTAQRLLEEADHDVAWVEKNDSGNRRALVVAPLSVAGTLATHLYDERTVVATSATLALGGRFDTVARALGLDAPPPAPPSAAAAALAARTGPGRPAAETPGRRLAGDLPPSAVVPATEGPGWRSLDVGSPFDYARQGILYVAAHLPRPSVSGLPDAAGEELLALVGALGGRTLGLFSSRRAAQQAAELLRARTDLPVLLQGEEALPLLVRRFREERSSCLFGVMSLWQGVDVPGDACQLVVIDRLPFPRPDEPLAAARAAAVDAGGGSGFAAVSVPIAAVRLAQGVGRLIRATGDRGVVAVLDSRLETARGYGPFLRRSLPPFWYTTRPEVARGALERLASS; this is encoded by the coding sequence ATGGGCGCGGCCGGTGTCGGCGGCGGCGGGTACCGTCGCACGGTGACTCCGCCCCGCACCGCCACCGGTTCCGCCACCCCATCGGCCCGTTCCGGGAGCCGGCGGCGGGGCGCTCGGCCCAGCGGCACGGAGCTGTTGGCGGCGGCGGTCGGCGCGGTGCCGGGCGGCGCGGAACGCCCCGGCCAGCAGCAGATGACCACGGCGATCGAGGAGTGCGTGGCCAGCCGCGAGCATCTGCTCGTGCAGGCGGGCACCGGCACCGGCAAGTCGTTGGCCTACCTCGCGCCGGCGCTCACCGTGGACGGCCCGGTGGTGGTCTCCACCGCCACCCTGGCGTTGCAGTCCCAGTTGGTCGACCACGACCTGCCCCGGCTGGCCGACGCGGTCGAGCCGCTGCTCGGCCGCCGGCCCACCTTCGCGGTGCTCAAGGGTCGCCACCACTACCTCTGCCTTGCTCGACTGGACAACTCCACCGAGGAGGAACCGGAGGACACCCTCTTCGACGCCCCCGCGGCCCGCCCCGGCGGCGGGACGAAGTGGCTCGGTGAGGCGGGCCGGTTGGGCAAGCAGGTCGAGCGGCTGCGTGACTGGGCCGAGCGGACGGCCACCGGCGACCGGGACGAGCTGGATCCAGGCGTCGACGATCAGGCCTGGCGGCTGGTGTCGATGCCGGCCCGGGAGTGTGTCGGGGCGACCCGCTGCCCGTTCGGGCAGGAGTGCTTCGCCGAGGCCTCACGGGCCCGGGCCCGTGAGGCCGACATCGTGGTGACCAACCACAGCCTGCTCGCCGTCGACATGCTCGCCGACCGGCACATCGTGCCGCCGCACAAGCTGCTCATCGTCGACGAGGCGCACGAGCTGGCCGACCGGGTCTCCTCCGCGGCTCAGGCCGAGCTGGTGCCGGAGCTGATCGACCGGTCCACCCGGCGGGCGCGCCCGCTGCTGCGACCGGAGACCGCCGAGGCGCTCACCGCCGCCGGCGACGCCCTCGCGGTCGGGCTGGCCGAGGCGCCGGCCGGGCGGATCACCGCCGGGCTGCCGACGCCCCTGCGGGAGGCGTGCACGCTGCTCGACGCGGCGACCCGGTCCGCCTTGGACGCGATCGGCGACATCAAGTCCGACGACCCGGACCCGGTCCGCAAGCAGCAGGCCAAGGCAGCGCTCGACGAGCTCTCCACGACCGCGCAGCGTCTGCTGGAGGAGGCCGACCACGACGTGGCCTGGGTGGAGAAGAACGACAGCGGCAACCGCCGGGCCCTGGTGGTCGCGCCGCTGTCGGTGGCCGGCACCCTCGCCACCCACCTGTACGACGAGCGCACCGTCGTCGCCACCTCGGCGACCCTGGCGTTGGGCGGCCGGTTCGACACGGTGGCCCGCGCCCTCGGGCTGGACGCGCCGCCGCCCGCCCCGCCGTCCGCCGCCGCAGCCGCACTGGCTGCCCGCACCGGCCCGGGCCGCCCGGCCGCCGAGACGCCTGGCCGTCGGCTCGCCGGCGACCTCCCGCCGAGTGCCGTCGTACCGGCGACCGAAGGCCCCGGTTGGCGCTCGCTCGACGTTGGTTCGCCGTTCGACTACGCCCGGCAGGGCATCCTGTACGTCGCCGCGCACCTGCCCCGGCCCAGCGTCTCCGGGCTGCCCGATGCCGCCGGGGAGGAGCTGCTCGCGCTGGTCGGGGCGCTCGGTGGTCGTACTCTCGGGCTCTTCTCCTCCCGCCGGGCCGCGCAGCAGGCGGCGGAGCTGCTCCGCGCGCGGACCGACCTGCCGGTGCTGTTGCAGGGCGAGGAGGCGTTGCCGCTGCTGGTCCGCCGCTTCCGGGAGGAGCGTTCCAGCTGCCTGTTCGGGGTCATGTCGCTCTGGCAGGGGGTGGATGTGCCGGGTGACGCCTGCCAGCTCGTGGTCATCGACCGGCTGCCCTTCCCGCGACCGGACGAGCCGCTGGCGGCGGCCCGTGCCGCCGCCGTGGACGCGGGCGGCGGCTCCGGCTTCGCCGCGGTCAGCGTGCCGATCGCGGCGGTGCGGCTGGCTCAGGGCGTGGGCCGGTTGATCCGGGCGACCGGCGACCGGGGCGTCGTCGCGGTGCTCGACTCCCGGCTGGAGACGGCCCGGGGCTACGGGCCGTTCCTGCGCCGCTCGTTGCCGCCGTTCTGGTACACCACCCGCCCCGAGGTGGCGAGAGGTGCCCTGGAACGCCTAGCCAGCTCCTGA
- a CDS encoding AI-2E family transporter: MSRFERVRGRLRRAYQSRQESRRADEGSSSEELNDVSEAARVASPAVPGPTAPSSATVYGAQPPVDLHSSTTSRDDADVPHGLRIAAAWCWRLIVIGVVAWALLMIVSTIKIVIIPLAIALLLSALLAPAVGWLLRARLPRSLATGVVLVGGLAAVIGTLTLVVNEFIRGVPELSAKSSEGVRQIQNWLKTGPLHLSDTQLDRYIDEAQAWINDNTSKFTSGALSTAATLAEVLTGTLLVLFATFFFLRDGNRIWRFLVRLLPVAARWKVDDAGRASWHTLGAYVRATVLVAFIDAVGIGIFLVIFDVPFAFPLAALVFLGAFIPIVGAALSGGVAVLVALVDSGPVTALIILGAVIGVQQIEGHVLQPLIMGRAVALHPLAVIIGIAAGVVLAGITGALVSVPLIAVLNTAIRRLAARRVPDTPPDAVVVAAHAP; the protein is encoded by the coding sequence TTGAGCCGCTTCGAACGAGTACGCGGGCGGCTCCGTCGCGCCTACCAGTCACGACAGGAGTCGAGGCGCGCCGACGAGGGCTCGTCGAGTGAAGAGTTGAACGACGTGTCGGAGGCGGCGCGGGTGGCGTCGCCGGCCGTTCCGGGGCCGACCGCACCGTCGAGCGCCACGGTCTACGGCGCGCAACCTCCGGTGGACCTGCACAGCTCGACCACGAGCCGGGACGACGCCGACGTCCCGCACGGGCTGCGGATCGCCGCCGCATGGTGCTGGCGGCTGATCGTGATCGGCGTGGTGGCCTGGGCCCTGCTCATGATCGTCAGCACGATCAAGATCGTGATCATTCCGCTGGCCATCGCGCTGCTGCTCTCCGCGCTGCTCGCGCCAGCGGTGGGCTGGCTGCTCCGGGCTCGACTGCCCCGGTCGTTGGCGACCGGGGTGGTGCTGGTCGGTGGTCTGGCCGCGGTGATCGGCACGCTGACGCTGGTCGTCAACGAGTTCATCCGCGGTGTGCCCGAGCTGAGCGCGAAGTCCTCGGAGGGCGTCCGGCAGATCCAGAACTGGCTGAAGACCGGCCCGCTGCACCTCTCCGACACCCAGCTCGACCGCTACATCGACGAGGCGCAGGCCTGGATCAACGACAACACCTCGAAGTTCACCAGCGGGGCGCTGAGCACCGCCGCGACGCTGGCCGAGGTGCTGACCGGCACGCTCCTAGTGCTCTTCGCCACGTTCTTCTTCCTGCGCGACGGCAACCGGATCTGGCGCTTCCTGGTCCGGCTGCTGCCGGTCGCCGCCCGGTGGAAGGTCGACGACGCCGGCCGCGCCTCCTGGCACACGCTCGGCGCCTACGTCCGAGCGACCGTGCTGGTGGCCTTCATCGACGCGGTCGGCATCGGCATCTTCCTGGTCATCTTCGACGTCCCGTTCGCCTTCCCGCTGGCCGCGCTCGTCTTCCTCGGCGCGTTCATCCCGATCGTCGGTGCGGCGCTCTCCGGCGGTGTGGCGGTGCTGGTGGCACTGGTCGACAGCGGCCCGGTCACCGCGTTGATCATCCTGGGCGCGGTGATCGGTGTGCAGCAGATCGAGGGGCACGTGCTCCAACCGCTGATCATGGGACGGGCGGTCGCCCTCCACCCGCTCGCGGTGATCATCGGCATCGCCGCCGGTGTCGTACTCGCCGGCATCACCGGCGCGCTGGTCTCCGTGCCGCTCATCGCGGTGCTGAACACCGCGATCCGCCGGCTTGCCGCTCGAAGGGTCCCGGACACCCCGCCCGACGCCGTGGTCGTCGCCGCACACGCCCCCTAG
- a CDS encoding GroES family chaperonin: MLHDRVLVRMEGSEGERRSTAGIVIPATAAVGKRLAWATAVGVGPNVRAIVSGDRVLFDPDDRSEVELHGRGYVLLRERDVHAVAAERIENDPTGLYL; this comes from the coding sequence ATGCTGCACGACCGCGTGCTGGTGCGGATGGAGGGCAGCGAGGGCGAGCGGCGCTCCACCGCCGGCATCGTCATCCCGGCGACCGCCGCGGTCGGCAAGCGCCTCGCCTGGGCCACCGCGGTCGGGGTGGGGCCGAACGTCCGCGCCATCGTCTCCGGCGACCGGGTGCTCTTCGACCCGGACGACCGTTCCGAGGTCGAGCTGCACGGCCGCGGGTACGTGCTGCTGCGGGAGCGGGACGTGCACGCCGTGGCCGCCGAGCGGATCGAGAACGACCCCACCGGCCTCTACCTCTGA
- a CDS encoding PrsW family intramembrane metalloprotease, with amino-acid sequence MRPDQPAADGYADRMADTPPGSPLPSSPAPTAPSVREAPRMPLRRLGWRRFLVLAGVVLFIAACAVFMAITLGQSLGVQALLIGVAAAILPVPVLVACFLWLDRYEPEPLKYLVFCFAWGAFVSTAASLTVNDFAAGRFADWGLPSALTGVLVAPFIEELTKALGPILLLVFRRREWSGITDGLVYCGLSAVGFAMVENILYLGGLGFASGADRYGPATGIQQVISIFILRILLFGFAHPLFTSMTGIGLGIAARTADRRVRVLAPIGGLLLAMMLHGTWNLLPTLTQATGEALIMLYGFLGLMVPVFFGTVGLAVWLRAWEGRLTERTLPDYVRAGWLSPPEVAALSSLGRRHAARSWARRVAGDAGVRAMRGYQSAATRLALLRDGTLRGLDRKPADQERTAREERELLDTISAYRSFFVGRDPQAPTGVWDGSRYHLRFPDGTQRPVAAPDEPVVPIPVVLAPAPPPVGYAPPGWPGLRSAAPWPPGHP; translated from the coding sequence ATGCGACCGGACCAGCCGGCAGCGGATGGCTACGCTGACCGCATGGCCGACACCCCGCCCGGTTCACCTCTGCCGTCGTCGCCCGCACCCACGGCCCCGTCCGTCCGCGAGGCGCCCCGGATGCCGCTGCGCCGACTGGGCTGGCGGCGATTCCTGGTGCTGGCCGGGGTGGTGCTGTTCATCGCCGCCTGCGCGGTGTTCATGGCCATCACGCTCGGTCAGTCGCTCGGCGTGCAGGCTCTGCTGATCGGGGTGGCCGCCGCCATCCTGCCGGTGCCGGTGCTGGTCGCCTGCTTCCTCTGGCTGGACCGGTACGAACCGGAGCCGCTGAAGTACCTGGTCTTCTGCTTCGCCTGGGGGGCGTTCGTCTCCACCGCCGCCTCGCTCACGGTGAACGACTTCGCCGCCGGCCGCTTCGCCGACTGGGGCCTGCCGTCCGCGCTCACCGGTGTGCTGGTGGCGCCGTTCATCGAGGAGCTGACCAAGGCGCTGGGCCCGATCCTGCTGCTGGTGTTCCGTCGTCGTGAGTGGTCCGGGATCACCGACGGCCTGGTCTACTGCGGGCTGTCCGCGGTCGGCTTCGCGATGGTGGAGAACATCCTCTACCTGGGCGGGTTGGGCTTCGCGTCCGGTGCCGACCGTTATGGCCCGGCGACGGGCATCCAGCAGGTGATTTCGATCTTCATCCTGCGGATCCTGTTGTTCGGTTTCGCTCATCCGCTCTTCACCTCGATGACCGGTATCGGCCTGGGCATCGCGGCGCGGACGGCCGACCGGAGGGTCCGGGTGCTCGCCCCGATCGGCGGCCTGCTGCTGGCGATGATGCTGCACGGCACCTGGAACCTGCTGCCCACGCTGACCCAGGCCACCGGCGAAGCGTTGATCATGCTGTACGGCTTCCTGGGCCTGATGGTGCCGGTCTTCTTCGGCACGGTGGGGTTGGCGGTGTGGCTGCGCGCCTGGGAGGGGCGGCTAACCGAGCGGACATTGCCCGACTACGTCCGCGCCGGCTGGTTGAGCCCACCCGAGGTGGCCGCGCTGAGCAGCCTCGGCAGGCGGCACGCGGCCCGCAGTTGGGCGCGGCGGGTGGCCGGCGACGCCGGGGTGCGGGCGATGCGCGGCTACCAGTCCGCCGCCACCCGGTTGGCCCTGCTGCGCGACGGGACGCTGCGCGGGTTGGACCGTAAGCCCGCCGACCAGGAGCGGACCGCACGGGAGGAGCGGGAGCTGCTGGACACGATCAGCGCGTACCGGTCGTTCTTCGTCGGTCGGGACCCGCAGGCCCCGACGGGGGTCTGGGACGGCAGCCGCTACCACCTGCGCTTTCCGGACGGTACACAGCGTCCGGTGGCCGCGCCGGACGAGCCGGTGGTGCCGATTCCGGTGGTGCTGGCCCCTGCTCCGCCTCCGGTGGGCTACGCCCCGCCCGGCTGGCCCGGCCTGCGCTCGGCGGCGCCGTGGCCGCCGGGTCACCCCTGA